The genomic region CAGCTCCCTGGGTGCCTACCTTCCCCGACTTGGTGGAGGAGTTCCGGATGCAGTAGAGACCGTCCTGGGGCACCCCCCGGGGGCTCGTGGCCTTGAAGAGCCTATGGCGACACGGCTGCGTGGAGGGGAGCCGCCCGCCGTGGAGGGGAGCTGCCCGCGGGCAGCTCTCAGAAACCCTCCAggcccacctgcctcccccatTCCGAGAGCACCGGGGGCCACGGCGGCAGATGCACAGAGCCCCGGGAGTGGGGGGACAGAAAGGCGGGGAGACCTGAGGCAGGGGCCCCGGCAGAAAACCTCAGGTCTGCCAAAACAAGGCCGTGGAGAAACGCAGACTGCACACTGACCTCTCCACTTCGCAGGACTCTGTGGTGTTGATGAAGACTGAGCTGGGCAGTGGCACCTGAGTGATCATTGTcaagggtcagggtcagggtcattGCCCAGGACCGGGGGTGGGGGTCCCCTCCTCCCCGCTGGCTGCCAACCTGTGCTGGGAACCAGGAGTTTGCACCAGGTTTGACCCTCTAGCCCCAGAGCCCCCAGCTTTCCggcagccccccaccccgccgaCGACTGAGATGTGGGCACCCCCCCACCCAGCCTCGCCTTCTCATAGTCATCGTCAGAGCCCTCCCCGCCAGCGTCCGCCTGTGACGTGTCAGTCTGCACGGGTTTCCGGGGTTTTTCAAAGGAGAAGCTCCTGAAACTCTGCCCATCGGGGGGTGATCGCCTGGGAGTGGGACAAGAAGAGGGAGGCTGCGGCTCCATTGGACGTGGGACAATGCCCCACTCCCCTCGGTGACCCGCCTCGCCCTCCAACCTACCACACCAAGCCTCGGAACCCAGGGGGTCTGGCGCCTGAAGCCCCAGCAGCCGTCAAAGGCTCGTGACCGTGGAGCTCCAGGGCGGGGGCAGTGTGTGTAGGGGGGTGTCCGTGCTGACCGCCCTGGGACAGCAGGAATCGCCTGAGGCCCAGAAACCTGAGCTGGGATCGCTGGCCCAGGGCGTCCTGAGCTCTGAACGCTGCGGTTAAAGGCCCCGGTCTGAGGGCGGTCTTCCTGCCACGGGCCAGCCCTGTGGCCTCAGCCAAGCCATGCTCCCCCAACAACCCCTGGGAACAGATGCCAACAGCCCGAGCCAAAGGGACACACCCTCACACGTGGCCACGTGCTCCTAAGCCTCCAGGGCTCCAGGGAGGATTCAGGGAGGCCACCCTGGACGGGCCACCGGGCTGTGCGTGTGGCTGTGCTATGGACGATTGGCTATGCCCCAGGCAGCCCTGTGGCGCTCGGGGCCAGGCCCAGAGCCTGACATAGGGACCCGGCCTGCGACTCTGCAGCCCCTCACAAGAcagaaccaccagggacgtcctgaTGGGCACGGCGCTGAGAGCCCTGGGGGGAGCAGGACACGGTCAAGGGCACCTGGGGAGAACCGGGCAGGAGCATCCACTCGGGGCTCGCCCCGTGGACCCAGAGCCTTCACCGCTGAGGGCCCCACAGGCTGGGGCTGCCATGACATACGCATTTCCTGGCATTGCCCGGCAATGAAGCCCACGGGGTCTGGAGCAGGCCTCAGGGGCAGCCGGTCAGTCCAGGCAGGTGGGCGATCAAGGAGCCTTGCTCCCCCGTGCCAGGGCTGCCTGGCACCCACGTGGGCTAAGAGccaggggcagggagaaggggtCACCACAGGGTAAACATGCCAGGGAGGGGTATCCCAGGGCAGGGAGGGTCCTGTGCCGCACAGACTCACTGGAGGTGCGGGAGCGCCGGCTTCTCTGGCCGGGGCAGGACGGGAGGCCGGTCTGCGGCCTCGGGCATGGGCAGTTTCAGCGGAGGTGGCCGGGGGGCCACGGGGGGCACACGGGATCCAGGCCTGGCCGCCTCCCCCGGGGGGCTCTCTTCCACCATCTTCAGGAACTTGGGCTTGTTGGCCGGCACAGGTGGGGGCTCGGGGGCAGGCGTCCCCCGTGGGGACAGGTGGAAGGACTTGAGCTTGTCACAGTTCCGGGAGGCAGCCGTGGCTGTGCTGGAGGGGCTGACCCCGTGCGCGGGAATCCGGGGCTCCAGGCTGGGGCTGCTGTTCTCAGGGAAGCAAGGGGCTTTCCGGAGGCCGGGCCCGGGGGGCAGGATGTTGGACGGGGGGTCGCTCATCCTCCGGGAGACGGCTGGCACCCTGGAGCCGGGCTCCACCCACCGCAGGGGTGGCGGCTCCCGCCTGGAGTCCTCGGGGGCCGGGCCGGTGTCCGGGAGGCCGCGCTtagggggcgggggtggcagcAGGGGGCCTGGACCCTTGGAGGTGAAGGAGTGGGCGCGGGGCACCTCAGAGAAGACTGGCTTCCTGGGCGTGGGCACGGGGGGCGGAGGGTAGGCCGGCGGGTGGATCAGGGGGTCTGCAGAGCAAAGACAGCCACGTGGTAAGCGGGCGTCCCCCGCTGGAGGCTGCAGCTGCACCCCCTCAGTGGGCGGCAGACAGCCAAGGCTCCTGCCCCTCAGCCTGGCTGCCCCACAGCCCCCCACACCTGGCACTCCTGGTGTGGCCTTCCTTCTGGGTCTGGCCCGCCTCACGCCACTGGGCCCACCCCAACTGCCCTCCAAAGCCTGGGAAAAACTTCCCGAAGCCCAGGTGCCACATCAGGTTCCCGGAGGGGgtgcaagagagagagaagacaccaGGAAGCCTCCCAGGATTGGGCTCAGAGGGCTGCTGGGACTCCCACCGACAGGCGAGGAGGAAGGGCAGGAGCTGGCTGGGGGGTGACAGGTTGGGTCTGGTCATGACACGTTCAAGCTGCTACAAGACATTTGGTGGATGCTGAGtggacttgatgcttttgaactgtgctgttggggaagactctctagagtcccttagactgcaaggagatccaaccagtccatcctaaaggaaatcagtcctgaatattcattggaaggactgatgctgaagcggaagctctaatactttggccacctgatgtgaagagctgactcattggaaaagaccctgatgctgggaaagattgaaggcaggaggacaaggggatgacagaggatgagatggttggatggcatcaccaacttgatggacaggagtttgagcaagctccaagagatggtgatggacagggaagcctggcgtgctgccgtccgtggcgtcgcagagagtcagacacaacttaagagactgaacaacaaccacaagaGCTAAGAGGAGGCTGTGAGGGGACTAAGGAAGGCAGAAGCCAAGGTCACTGGAGAAGAGGTCAAGGAATAGGTAGGCGGGGGTGGAAGAACTGGGCCAAGTCCCCGGGGATAATGAAAGTGACAAGGACAAGAGGAGCTAGGGGTAGAGAACGGGGTGGGAGAAGGACTAGCGAGCAACGAGACAGAAGGCAGGGGACGGAGAGATGGGGACAGACGGCAGAGGCAGAAGTGACAGGACAGAGGGTAGGACAGAGGTGTGGCCCTCCCACACCCCTCCTGTGTTCCCAGGGATGCGGGTACAAGCCTGTCACCCTGGCTGTGGGAGGCGGggctgggtggggcagggagtgACCACATGGCCACCAGAGGTGCTCACAGAGGGCTAGCCTTCCTGTCCCCAGCTCAGCCAGGGCCTGGCTAAGTGTAGGGCCCCCCCAACTTATCCCTGAACCACCCCTCTCCTACCCCAGAGTAACAGGAGGAGATCAGAGACCAGAGCCAGCCCCTCCTGGTCTGATCCTCCAAACCCTTGAGCCAAaggaggaaaactgaggcctaaGGTAGAGAAGGTCAGGCCGGAGGCCACCCAGAGCCGTACCCAGACGACCACTCCCAGCTGGGGCAGCTCTGTCCAGtccccaggccctgctccccGCCCCATGCACTGCCCAGGCCGCAGGCCCGCCCCACCTACCCTCGGGCCTCCCAGGCTCGGGGGAGTCGGGCTCCAAGTACGAGTCGTCCTCGTCGTCATGCTCGTAGTCTGCGGGGCGGACGGGAGTCAGGCCCGAGGCTGCTGGGCGTCACCCTCCGATCCCACCCCCTCAGGGAGGCAGGGGCGAGGATGGGGACCCCGGACCCGGACACTCAGgctgcctgggaaagcccaaggGGCAGAGCAGGCAGGCCAGTCAGCTATGCCTCCCTCCTGCGCAGCTGCCAGCTGTGCAGGGGCGCGGGCTGGGCCCCGGGACGCGTCTCACCTTCGCTGTCTGTGGGGTGCGGAGACAGGCTGATGTCCACCGGCCGCTCAATGGCACCATAGAAGCTATCCGTGTCCGAGCTGGAGTCGCTGAGAGTGGGGCAGGCAGTGAGGACGGGGCAGGGGGCCGCCTGCACTCACACACGCGGACACACGACTCTCGGGACACGCAGACAGACGCAAACGCAGGCGTGGGCACGGAGACACAGAAGAGTACACGAACAACATGCGCAGAGACGTGTGGGCAcaggaaagagctggacacgcaGACACACAGAGAACAGGAGACTGCAGCGGGCGACGACTGCCTTCTCAGCCCCACTATGGTTCTTGCCACTGGCGCACTCCGACTGCCCAGCCTGGTGCCAGGCCTCAGGGCTGGGCCCAGGTCCTCGCCTGCTCCTGCCCTGGGTGCTCAGGCAGGGGCCCCCTGGAATCCTCATCTCTGAAAGGATCAGGCAGATGCTGTTCCCTCGCAGAGAGCCCCTTTGTCTGCTGAGCCAGCCTCCCCATGCAGTCAGCAAGACCCAGACGGGCTGGCCCACTGCCCTGGGGACTCACTCCCCCGTGAAGGGGGGTGGGAACCCAAAGGACTAAGCCGTTATAAAATCAGGCCTCCTGGCTGGACAGGTAAAACCACATGTCACCTCCCACACAGACGCCCCCGACAGggcgcacgcacacacaggctTACACACTCGGGGGCACACCCCACACACGCGGCCCAGGTGGCACCTGGAGAAGCGCCTTCAAGGAGGAGACCCTGGGCCCAGCCCCCAGGGGTTTGTGGGCCAGCTCACAGTCCTGGCCTGGCTGAGGGACACCCcgcccacccccaggccccgcccacctGGCGTCCAGAGGCAGCTCCTTCTTCTCCTGGAAGTGGCCAAT from Bos indicus x Bos taurus breed Angus x Brahman F1 hybrid chromosome 6, Bos_hybrid_MaternalHap_v2.0, whole genome shotgun sequence harbors:
- the SH3BP2 gene encoding SH3 domain-binding protein 2 isoform X1, encoding MAAEETHWPVPMKAIGAQNLLTMPGGVAKAGYLHKKGGTQLQLLKWPLRFVVIHKRCIYYFKSSTSASPQGAFSLSGYNRVMRAAEETTSNNVFPFKIIHVSKKHRTWFFSASSEDERKSWMALLRKEIGHFQEKKELPLDASDSSSDTDSFYGAIERPVDISLSPHPTDSEDYEHDDEDDSYLEPDSPEPGRPEDPLIHPPAYPPPPVPTPRKPVFSEVPRAHSFTSKGPGPLLPPPPPKRGLPDTGPAPEDSRREPPPLRWVEPGSRVPAVSRRMSDPPSNILPPGPGLRKAPCFPENSSPSLEPRIPAHGVSPSSTATAASRNCDKLKSFHLSPRGTPAPEPPPVPANKPKFLKMVEESPPGEAARPGSRVPPVAPRPPPLKLPMPEAADRPPVLPRPEKPALPHLQRSPPDGQSFRSFSFEKPRKPVQTDTSQADAGGEGSDDDYEKVPLPSSVFINTTESCEVERLFKATSPRGVPQDGLYCIRNSSTKSGKVLVVWDETSSKVRNYRIFEKDSKFYLEGEVLFVGVGSLVEHYHTHVLPGHQSLLLQHPYGYARPR
- the SH3BP2 gene encoding SH3 domain-binding protein 2 isoform X2; this encodes MAAEETHWPVPMKAIGAQNLLTMPGGVAKAGYLHKKGGTQLQLLKWPLRFVVIHKRCIYYFKSSTSASPQGAFSLSGYNRVMRAAEETTSNNVFPFKIIHVSKKHRTWFFSASSEDERKSWMALLRKEIGHFQEKKELPLDASSDTDSFYGAIERPVDISLSPHPTDSEDYEHDDEDDSYLEPDSPEPGRPEDPLIHPPAYPPPPVPTPRKPVFSEVPRAHSFTSKGPGPLLPPPPPKRGLPDTGPAPEDSRREPPPLRWVEPGSRVPAVSRRMSDPPSNILPPGPGLRKAPCFPENSSPSLEPRIPAHGVSPSSTATAASRNCDKLKSFHLSPRGTPAPEPPPVPANKPKFLKMVEESPPGEAARPGSRVPPVAPRPPPLKLPMPEAADRPPVLPRPEKPALPHLQRSPPDGQSFRSFSFEKPRKPVQTDTSQADAGGEGSDDDYEKVPLPSSVFINTTESCEVERLFKATSPRGVPQDGLYCIRNSSTKSGKVLVVWDETSSKVRNYRIFEKDSKFYLEGEVLFVGVGSLVEHYHTHVLPGHQSLLLQHPYGYARPR
- the SH3BP2 gene encoding SH3 domain-binding protein 2 isoform X4, with amino-acid sequence MAFLDPRTPAPRPSAGRKRAMCWVSATSFMAAEETHWPVPMKAIGAQNLLTMPGGVAKAGYLHKKGGTQLQLLKWPLRFVVIHKRCIYYFKSSTSASPQGAFSLSGYNRVMRAAEETTSNNVFPFKIIHVSKKHRTWFFSASSEDERKSWMALLRKEIGHFQEKKELPLDASDSSSDTDSFYGAIERPVDISLSPHPTDSEDYEHDDEDDSYLEPDSPEPGRPEDPLIHPPAYPPPPVPTPRKPVFSEVPRAHSFTSKGPGPLLPPPPPKRGLPDTGPAPEDSRREPPPLRWVEPGSRVPAVSRRMSDPPSNILPPGPGLRKAPCFPENSSPSLEPRIPAHGVSPSSTATAASRNCDKLKSFHLSPRGTPAPEPPPVPANKPKFLKMVEESPPGEAARPGSRVPPVAPRPPPLKLPMPEAADRPPVLPRPEKPALPHLQRSPPDGQSFRSFSFEKPRKPVQTDTSQADAGGEGSDDDYEKVPLPSSVFINTTESCEVERLFKATSPRGVPQDGLYCIRNSSTKSGKVLVVWDETSSKVRNYRIFEKDSKFYLEGEVLFVGVGSLVEHYHTHVLPGHQSLLLQHPYGYARPR
- the SH3BP2 gene encoding SH3 domain-binding protein 2 isoform X3, giving the protein MAGAGPWPRAWSRREAGSGAEAAAGARGPGPCRCAQGKRVRAAPPIPAGPAAWTSFMAAEETHWPVPMKAIGAQNLLTMPGGVAKAGYLHKKGGTQLQLLKWPLRFVVIHKRCIYYFKSSTSASPQGAFSLSGYNRVMRAAEETTSNNVFPFKIIHVSKKHRTWFFSASSEDERKSWMALLRKEIGHFQEKKELPLDASDSSSDTDSFYGAIERPVDISLSPHPTDSEDYEHDDEDDSYLEPDSPEPGRPEDPLIHPPAYPPPPVPTPRKPVFSEVPRAHSFTSKGPGPLLPPPPPKRGLPDTGPAPEDSRREPPPLRWVEPGSRVPAVSRRMSDPPSNILPPGPGLRKAPCFPENSSPSLEPRIPAHGVSPSSTATAASRNCDKLKSFHLSPRGTPAPEPPPVPANKPKFLKMVEESPPGEAARPGSRVPPVAPRPPPLKLPMPEAADRPPVLPRPEKPALPHLQRSPPDGQSFRSFSFEKPRKPVQTDTSQADAGGEGSDDDYEKVPLPSSVFINTTESCEVERLFKATSPRGVPQDGLYCIRNSSTKSGKVLVVWDETSSKVRNYRIFEKDSKFYLEGEVLFVGVGSLVEHYHTHVLPGHQSLLLQHPYGYARPR